The DNA window CCGCAGGGTTTGGAGCTGGCTGCGGTTTGCAATCGCCAATGGGTGCATGACGTGCTGCTCGCGCGCGAAGCTTGCACGCTGGACTCTCTTCCCTATGCCGCGAAGGTGGGCACATGCAGCTTGCGGCGCACCGCGCAACTGCTGCATCATCGCCCGGATTTGACTATCTTGCCGTTGCGCGGCAATGTTCCCACGCGCATTCAAAAACTGCTTGCCGGCGATTATGACGCCATCGTGCTGGCCGAAGCCGGTGTGCGCCGCCTGGGCTTGATCGATCACATCGTACAAATCTTGCCGTCAAGCCTGATGCTGCCGGCGCCGGCGCAAGGCGCGTTGGGGCTTGAAGTTTTGGCGAGTAATCAGTTGGCTTATAAATTCGCTGCTGCCTTGGATGATGCCGACGCGCGCGCGACCACGGCTTGCGAGCGCGCCTTGCTCAACGAATTGGGAGCAGGATGCCAAGTGCCGGTGGCGGCGCTCGCGCATGGCGAGGGCGATGCGTTGGAGTGCCAGGCACTGATTGCCGCTCTCGACGGCTCACGCCTCGTTCGCGGCTCGATTCGCGGCCAGCGTGAAGAAGCGCAGGCGCTCGGCATAACGCTCGCGCGCC is part of the Cytophagia bacterium CHB2 genome and encodes:
- the hemC gene encoding hydroxymethylbilane synthase — translated: MNTHKTKLRLGTRSSKLALWQANWVAATLQRRFPEIETELVKINTRGDKTLDVLIPETGGKGFFTEELDHGLLNGEIELAVHSLKDLPTALPQGLELAAVCNRQWVHDVLLAREACTLDSLPYAAKVGTCSLRRTAQLLHHRPDLTILPLRGNVPTRIQKLLAGDYDAIVLAEAGVRRLGLIDHIVQILPSSLMLPAPAQGALGLEVLASNQLAYKFAAALDDADARATTACERALLNELGAGCQVPVAALAHGEGDALECQALIAALDGSRLVRGSIRGQREEAQALGITLARRLLREGGEEILAGVRMSNVTA